Proteins encoded in a region of the Vicia villosa cultivar HV-30 ecotype Madison, WI linkage group LG5, Vvil1.0, whole genome shotgun sequence genome:
- the LOC131607973 gene encoding agamous-like MADS-box protein AGL29: MGRRKIEIEMVKDPNTRQVTFSKRRTGLFKKANELTILCGAEVAIVVFSPGNKPYSFGHPGVDVVAANYLQQENIPNDSQENSSSSDAPNMENLNQELAEVLAEIRESEKQAAKHDEILKKNNVKKLSELAELKDSYKQFHDIVKLRLSDLEISEYMMLLARDPVVGVKAKSAKRKRGKN, from the coding sequence ATGGGTCGTCGCAAAATTGAGATTGAGATGGTGAAAGATCCAAACACGAGGCAAGTCACCTTCTCAAAGCGTCGAACGGGCTTATTCAAAAAAGCAAATGAATTGACAATTTTGTGCGGAGCAGAAGTGGCTATTGTCGTGTTTTCTCCGGGTAACAAACCTTATTCTTTTGGTCATCCTGGAGTTGACGTTGTTGCGGCCAACTATCTCCAACAAGAGAATATACCAAATGATTCTCAAGAAAACTCATCTTCTTCTGATGCTCCCAATATGGAAAATTTGAACCAAGAACTTGCTGAGGTATTGGCTGAAATTCGAGAAAGTGAAAAACAAGCTGCGAAACATGATGAAATCTTGAAGAAAAACAATGTGAAAAAACTTTCTGAACTTGCAGAATTGAAAGATTCATATAAACAATTTCATGATATCGTAAAGTTGCGTCTTAGTGATCTTGAAATATCGGAATATATGATGCTTCTTGCTCGAGATCCAGTGGTAGGAGTAAAGGCGAAATCTGCGAAAAGGAAAAGAGGAAAAAATTAA
- the LOC131603523 gene encoding probable mediator of RNA polymerase II transcription subunit 19b, whose amino-acid sequence MDLERKSFGRGSRELGGGHDLVSQYKLWPFYKVFCKSSLPLSETHYLRNVVGDTKIKKGEGMELDQLCKNTYTNEKKPCLSPFDFNVLSEAFRLKETDPNHISSVKKVLPNAVANPAQQSRENERKNKKDKKHRKHKLVQIKNGSCVANSTILHNDSHPSQLKNQQDKKRWAEASYDPSTSKRLNTRQ is encoded by the exons ATGGATCTTGAAAGAAAAAGCTTTGGGAGGG GCAGTAGAGAACTTGGAGGTGGTCACGATCTCGTAAGCCAATATAAGCTTTGGCCGTTCTACAAAGTCTTCTGCAAGAGTTCACTTCCATTGTCGGAGACACATTATCTTCGCAATGTGGTTGGTGACACTAAAATCAAGAAGGGAGAAGGAATGGAACTGGATCAGCTGTGTAAGAACACCTATACGAATGAGAAAAAACCTTGCTTATCTCCGTTTGACTTTAATGTACTAAGTGAAGCTTTCCGTCTGAAAGAAACGGATCCAAATCACATTTCTTCT GTCAAGAAGGTGCTACCAAATGCAGTGGCAAACCCGGCTCAACAATCTAGAGAGAATGAAAGGAAGAATAAAAAGGACAAGAAACACAGGAAGCACAAACTAGTTCAAATTAAAAATGGAAGTTGTGTTGCTAATAGCACAATTCTTCACAATGATTCTCATCCCTCACAATTGAAGAATCAACAAGACAAG AAAAGGTGGGCTGAGGCAAGCTACGACCCTTCTACTAGCAAGCGATTAAATACTAGACAATGA
- the LOC131607974 gene encoding uncharacterized protein LOC131607974, which produces MAGKAAGSAVKAVAEYQYPWREKLAKYKDELAKGVWGYWELGAWKPLSISARHRARLRKEVLLAGEDWTYDPERKEMKTRRKGHKVDRIAAEKRANTARLMEKMPDMLLDYKKKKWQKKMKEEDKGKV; this is translated from the coding sequence ATGGCAGGCAAAGCTGCTGGATCGGCGGTTAAGGCGGTAGCAGAATATCAGTATCCGTGGCGTGAGAAGTTAGCGAAATACAAGGATGAATTGGCGAAGGGAGTGTGGGGATACTGGGAGTTAGGGGCGTGGAAGCCGCTTAGTATTAGTGCTCGGCATAGGGCAAGACTTCGTAAAGAAGTACTTCTTGCTGGGGAAGATTGGACTTATGATCCTGAAAGGAAGGAGATGAAGACGAGGCGAAAGGGTCATAAGGTTGATAGGATAGCAGCTGAGAAAAGGGCGAATACTGCTAGGTTGATGGAGAAGATGCCAGATATGTTGCTTGATTATAAGAAGAAGAAGtggcagaagaagatgaaggaagaAGACAAAGGCAAAGTTTGA